In Calditerrivibrio sp., the following are encoded in one genomic region:
- a CDS encoding PEP/pyruvate-binding domain-containing protein: MYFKEPINSGILGLDRILDNLRLGDNVVWEITNIADYRFFIKPFLDSALLNDRKVVYVRFANHDSVVENISKVDLFYPDVTSFEKFASSIYKMIDKNGKEVFYIFDCLSELVNYWATDWMIANFFKITCPFLYLLDTVAYFSIYKNYHSFQTTQAIQETTQVMIEVLNYQGNYYVQPMKVYERYSPTMFLPHRFTKGGDFETVVSSYEVTNLSNSICSVIANDVDKHIDYWDRLFIMAKRAIIHASKQEYDALFERICNLMISRDPKILALYKKYLRMEDLIQIKERLIGTGFIGGKAAGMILARKILENYYDKWDAISEPHDSFYIGSDVYYEYIIHNGWWDLFVSQKTPEGYFVFGEKLERLFLTGEFPEHIKNKFKLMLNYFGQYPIVIRSSSLLEDGFGNAFAGKYESFFSSISGSPDKRFKDFLNSVKRIYSSAMSREALIYRKERGLDKSEELMSILIQRVSGNYHGDLYFPDIAGVGLSYNTYVWHEDIDPHDGMIRLVLGLGTRAVNTHEGEHSRIISLSNPNLLTNSDVNEIKKYAQKFIDALQIDKTGKHAIPLSKVYQIMPPWLLDLVASRDFSTERMLESRKNKFEKIYYLSFDGFINATDVLSYLKDMLKILEQHYEHPVDIEFTINFLSPEDPKINLVQCRPLQANSIVGNKQLSDDMISNFIPLIKVKGNFMGGNIFEKLDYIIFVPEDEFKKLSNSERYELARAIGGVNREFSKEDNCIMVLPGRIGTTTPSLGVPVSFSEINHMRGLVEMGFFGSDFSPELSFGTHFFQDIVESGIFFIAADPKKATVNLDSFKNFKEKESESVLNFKENIRNCIKIYDLTSRKVYLYGNIKSQTAGIFYKKQHQ; encoded by the coding sequence ATGTACTTTAAAGAACCCATTAACTCGGGTATTCTGGGGCTTGATAGAATTTTAGATAATCTCAGGTTGGGGGATAATGTCGTTTGGGAGATCACAAATATTGCTGATTATAGATTTTTTATAAAACCTTTTCTTGATTCCGCACTTTTAAATGATAGGAAAGTAGTTTATGTGAGATTTGCCAATCACGATTCTGTGGTGGAAAATATCTCCAAGGTGGATCTGTTTTATCCAGACGTGACGAGCTTTGAAAAATTTGCTTCAAGTATCTATAAGATGATCGACAAAAATGGAAAAGAGGTTTTTTATATCTTCGATTGTTTATCGGAACTTGTAAACTATTGGGCTACAGACTGGATGATTGCAAATTTCTTTAAAATTACCTGCCCTTTTTTGTACTTACTCGATACAGTTGCATATTTCTCTATCTATAAAAATTATCACTCCTTTCAAACCACTCAAGCGATTCAGGAGACTACACAGGTAATGATAGAGGTATTAAACTATCAGGGGAATTACTACGTTCAGCCTATGAAGGTTTATGAGCGCTATTCACCTACTATGTTCTTGCCTCACAGATTCACTAAAGGGGGTGATTTTGAGACAGTTGTATCAAGCTACGAGGTGACAAACCTTAGTAACTCCATCTGTAGTGTAATAGCCAATGATGTGGATAAGCATATAGATTATTGGGATCGCTTGTTTATTATGGCCAAAAGGGCGATTATACACGCCTCAAAACAGGAGTATGATGCCCTGTTTGAGCGTATCTGTAATTTGATGATTAGTCGTGATCCAAAGATACTTGCCCTTTACAAAAAATATCTGAGGATGGAGGATCTCATCCAGATAAAGGAAAGACTCATCGGGACAGGTTTTATAGGGGGGAAAGCCGCTGGTATGATATTGGCGCGGAAGATTTTGGAAAACTATTATGACAAATGGGATGCAATATCTGAACCCCATGATTCGTTTTATATCGGATCGGATGTTTATTATGAATATATTATTCACAATGGTTGGTGGGACCTTTTTGTTTCACAGAAGACACCTGAAGGGTATTTTGTGTTTGGAGAAAAGCTAGAAAGGCTTTTTTTAACAGGTGAGTTTCCTGAGCATATAAAAAATAAGTTTAAACTTATGTTAAACTATTTTGGTCAGTACCCAATTGTAATAAGATCGAGTAGTTTGTTAGAAGATGGATTTGGGAATGCTTTTGCTGGTAAATATGAAAGTTTCTTTTCATCGATCTCTGGTTCGCCAGATAAAAGGTTTAAAGACTTTTTAAACTCTGTTAAAAGGATATATTCCAGTGCCATGAGTCGGGAAGCTTTGATATATAGAAAGGAAAGGGGGCTTGATAAATCAGAGGAACTGATGAGTATCCTCATTCAGAGGGTTTCTGGCAATTACCATGGGGATCTTTATTTCCCGGATATTGCTGGTGTGGGTCTTTCCTACAATACCTATGTTTGGCATGAGGATATCGATCCCCATGATGGGATGATAAGACTTGTTTTAGGGCTGGGAACAAGGGCTGTTAATACCCATGAAGGTGAACATTCGAGGATAATCTCCCTAAGTAACCCGAATCTGTTGACCAATTCTGATGTGAATGAGATAAAAAAATATGCCCAAAAGTTTATCGATGCTCTACAGATAGACAAAACAGGTAAACATGCAATACCCCTTAGCAAAGTTTATCAAATCATGCCACCCTGGCTCCTTGATCTAGTTGCATCGAGGGATTTTTCGACGGAAAGGATGCTGGAAAGCAGAAAAAATAAATTTGAAAAGATATATTATCTCAGTTTTGATGGGTTTATAAATGCTACAGATGTTCTTAGTTATTTGAAAGATATGCTAAAAATTTTAGAGCAGCACTATGAACATCCTGTGGATATCGAGTTTACTATAAATTTTCTGTCCCCTGAAGATCCAAAGATAAACCTTGTTCAGTGCAGACCATTACAAGCCAATTCTATTGTGGGGAATAAGCAGTTATCCGACGATATGATAAGTAATTTTATTCCGCTGATAAAAGTTAAAGGGAATTTTATGGGCGGTAATATTTTTGAAAAGTTGGATTACATTATTTTTGTGCCGGAAGATGAGTTTAAAAAGCTTTCAAATAGCGAAAGGTACGAACTGGCAAGGGCAATAGGAGGAGTAAACAGGGAGTTTTCTAAGGAGGATAACTGTATAATGGTTTTGCCCGGCAGAATAGGTACAACAACGCCATCTTTAGGGGTACCGGTATCTTTTTCTGAGATAAACCATATGAGAGGACTCGTGGAAATGGGTTTTTTTGGTTCAGATTTTTCACCTGAGCTTTCCTTTGGTACCCATTTCTTTCAGGATATAGTTGAATCTGGTATATTTTTTATAGCGGCTGATCCAAAGAAAGCTACGGTTAATCTTGATAGTTTTAAGAATTTTAAAGAAAAAGAGTCCGAGTCTGTTCTAAATTTTAAAGAAAATATAAGAAATTGCATAAAGATTTATGATTTGACTTCGAGGAAGGTTTACCTCTATGGTAATATAAAGTCTCAAACTGCAGGTATTTTTTATAAAAAACAACATCAGTAA
- a CDS encoding thiamine pyrophosphate-dependent enzyme: MKAVDFNSGKIPNWCPGCGNFAIWNAIKGALAELGINGKDVVNISGIGCSGKMLNYLRTYGFHTLHGRTMPVATGVKLTNHRLTVLVNGGDGDGYGMGVGHFIHAIRKNLDITYLVHNNHVYGLTTGQASPTTDKGIKSKSTPHGVIDEPLNGLLLSFSVGATFIGRGYSGDIDHLKELIKKGLTHKGFSHIEILQPCVTFGKFYGYEYYDQRVYKLGEDYNSSDRDEALKTIMDRDRLALGVLYKEERLTHEDQLTQLKDKALLENGVNLRNIDDLMRIFT; the protein is encoded by the coding sequence ATGAAAGCAGTAGATTTTAATTCAGGGAAAATACCCAATTGGTGTCCAGGATGTGGTAATTTTGCCATTTGGAATGCCATAAAGGGTGCATTAGCTGAATTGGGGATAAATGGTAAGGATGTTGTAAACATATCAGGTATAGGTTGCTCTGGTAAGATGTTAAATTATTTAAGAACATACGGCTTTCATACTTTGCATGGGAGGACAATGCCTGTGGCTACTGGGGTAAAGCTCACCAATCATAGGCTTACAGTCTTGGTTAATGGAGGGGATGGTGATGGTTATGGTATGGGAGTGGGTCATTTTATACATGCCATCAGAAAAAATTTAGATATAACATATCTGGTACACAACAATCATGTGTATGGTCTTACAACTGGTCAAGCTTCTCCAACAACAGATAAAGGTATTAAAAGCAAATCCACACCACATGGTGTCATAGATGAACCTTTGAATGGCTTGTTGTTATCTTTTTCTGTTGGTGCGACTTTCATAGGTAGAGGTTATTCCGGTGATATTGATCATTTAAAAGAACTGATAAAAAAGGGGCTAACGCATAAGGGATTTTCCCATATAGAGATATTACAGCCCTGTGTAACTTTTGGTAAGTTCTATGGTTATGAGTATTACGACCAAAGGGTTTATAAGCTTGGAGAAGATTATAATAGTTCAGATCGGGATGAGGCATTAAAAACTATTATGGATAGAGATAGGCTTGCTTTAGGTGTCCTCTATAAAGAGGAAAGATTAACCCATGAAGATCAGTTGACCCAATTAAAAGATAAAGCGTTATTAGAAAATGGTGTGAATCTTAGAAATATAGATGATCTAATGAGGATCTTTACTTAG